Proteins encoded within one genomic window of Camelina sativa cultivar DH55 chromosome 19, Cs, whole genome shotgun sequence:
- the LOC104765580 gene encoding kinesin-like protein KIN-12C isoform X1 yields MSRNVPRIEMPESEENMFANLSLFSPSRAPLNSIPDPSQLQKANHLPEFDLVQKLESTRTQHQRTLGPEKRFDVSEGRAGNANGMHDSNPKIVGRNGKSRSEPNSAQSTPTRNGARVSLGGGCATGARVVQSFGGRGTSSFARIPRGIHMAESVSFAETTPLFELNEDHSFWKEHNVQVLIRLRPLSTMERASQGHGRCLKQESPQTLLWLGHPETRFTFDHVASEAISQEKLFHVAGLPMVENCLSGYNSCVFAYGQTGSGKTYTMMGEISEAEGSLGEDCGVTARIFEYLFSRIKMEEDERRDENLKFSCKCSFLEIYNEQITDLLEPSSTNLQLREDLGKGVYVENLVEHNVRTVNDVLKLLLQGATNRKIAATRMNSESSRSHSVFTCTIESLWERDSLTHSRFARLNLVDLAGSERQKSSGAEGDRLKEAANINKSLSTLGLVIMSLVDLAHGKHRHVPYRDSRLTFLLQDSLGGNSKTMIIANVSPSLCSTNETLSTLKFAQRAKLIQNNAKVNEDASGDVTALQQEIRKLKVQLSSLVKNHDSSGALSDCISSHEEFRYSGTSKVAGETRQDKCHCQVHNSLRKKVKNMKDNLIGALRREKIAESALQKSEAQIERIDCLVRDMEEDAKRIKIMLDLREENVGEMEFCMSGSLMTKECLIEENKTLKGEIKLLLDSIDKNPELTRSALENTKLREQLQRYQQFYEHGEREALLAEVTGLRDQLLDVLEAKDESFSKHAMKENEMEKEFEDCRNMNSNLIRELDEVQSGLGRYLNFDQIQSNFVASSTRGVEPVNQAHKQAETMPTISETQEEVAISESKNCSNIGNPDGNSVMLLNEPHDVLEENDKSMNMLTNRSSMEREVVPSIEGYDTELCGMVNNRDALVKKTDEGIDRSIFQFKLGKLMKDLEEARTLNCQYEKEYKSQLSQQEDIEVVREQVETETARTILELQEEVTALQSEFQRRICNLTGENQSLKDTITAREAETRALNQDWEKATLELTNFIVDGSKSIKNASTQIGSIICSFPQVNAWIGDYVEKAAKSCIKKEETILLLQKSLEDARTLVAEMNLKLNSLKGATIALNEFQLGCNSATTEEAFHLNNDIDRKRNEVDTLESDLKAKQYSTLKTERYAEAAFAVAKWLSDSRNQHQMLEIVQDKSVKDCGALISASPGAEGNADISLSKDGYLSDATYPYPKGDELSTSSSDFSNCKWQRDCALNVKCQGVSSSGSDAQDSNNKTTSAALIAKSGSANSVYCGEGRQSVEKPLTIMMGKAETECKSSNPVSSEACMGLMHRMDPVRSFFDRFEEVNATMKEADFTLCELVKANEKSNHVTEMWIQTHGELIVKEKTLMDDLDKVKSTLSACEEENQILLNQTHSTLADMENSVSLLEEYFLETKRGVEETLEALFSDVLLAGKELLQLISNSRPSLEQTVSETMEREFTMYATYQCHIGKLVDQILDQRKQVITPHLSGQENQQSEKINAIGYNAEDEVTGKQNRAEIVKGLENDEVVQSHESLLYENLYLKKELERKEALCEGLLFDLKLLQESASNKRDIKNEMDELFDALCKVQLELELKASQVHDLFVRNENLENCSIDLKTALFTSKSELEQAKERIQFLAEQNDELRVLVSDLCTEKVAAEEGMDEQKDLVKRLEKEILHLTTTAEKQLLSAVKSIEANLEKTSDEKDQLVEEICSLNNKLELAYAIADEKEAIAVEARQESEASKIYAEQKEEEVKILEISVEELERTINILERRVYDMDEEVKRHRTTQDLLETELQALRQRLFRFENFTGVVTTSESTEEYKSHIRSTEQCQIQVIQKEVAEKTKEIKQLKEYISEILLHSEAQASAYQEKYKTLEVMIRDFKLEDSSSSAAETISHKTDKSSIKSRGSSSPFRCIVGMVQQMKLEKDQELAMARVRAEELESLLAVKQKEVCTLNTRIAAADSMTHDVIRDLLGVKMDITSYADLIDQHHLQRVVEEAQQQAEEILSKEQEIINLKRHIDSLVKERESCMSELNKKDTDVLATQISLDQLQERVQLLSMQNEMLKNDKSNLLKKLAELDRTIHDARASNHRAPQTTKDTVSFNLADTDYTKRLENAQKLLSHANNELAKYRKTSNNHPSTRTQGQSSSTRYR; encoded by the exons ATGTCTCGAAACGTTCCCAGAATCGAGATGCCGGAATCGGAAGAGAACATGTTCGCGAACTTGTCTCTGTTTTCGCCGTCAAGAGCTCCTCTTAATTCGATACCAGATCCGAGTCAGCTTCAGAAGGCAAATCATCTACCCGAATTCGATTTGGTTCAGAAATTGGAAAGTACGCGAACGCAGCATCAACGAACACTGGGTCCGGAGAAGAGATTCGATGTTTCGGAAGGTAGAGCTGGGAATGCGAACGGTATGCATGATTCGAACCCTAAGATTGTTGGCCGTAATGGGAAATCTCGGTCGGAGCCAAACTCTGCGCAGAGTACGCCCACTAGGAACGGTGCTAGGGTTTCTCTTGGTGGGGGTTGTGCTACGGGCGCACGAGTTGTTCAGTCTTTTGGTGGAAGAGGAACGAGCTCGTTTGCGAGGATTCCGAGGGGGATTCATATGGCTGAATCTGTTAGCTTTGCGGAAACAACTCCACTTTTTGAGCTCAATGAAGATCATTCGTTTTGGAAAGAGCACAATGTCCAG GTTTTGATAAGGCTGAGGCCATTAAGTACAATGGAAAGGGCTAGTCAAGGACATGGTAGGTGTTTAAAACAGGAGAGTCCACAAACATTGCTCTGGTTAGGCCACCCAGAGACAAGATTCACCTTTGACCATGTTGCCAGTGAGGCAATATCTCAG GAAAAGCTATTTCACGTTGCTGGACTGCCCATGGTGGAGAATTGCTTGTCTGGTTACAATAGCTGTGTGTTCGCCTACGGCCAG ACTGGTAGTGGCAAGACGTATACTATGATGGGAGAGATATCTGAGGCAGAGGGAAGCCTCGGTGAAGACTGCGGAGTTACTGCACGTATTTTTGAGTATCTGTTCTCAAGAATTAAGATG gaagaagatgaaaggagagatgaaaacttgaaatttaGTTGCAAATGTTCTTTTCTTGAGATATATAACGAGCAGATAACCGACCTCTTGGAACCATCGTCAACCAATTTGCAA CTCAGAGAAGACTTGGGAAAAGGAGTATATGTTGAAAATCTTGTAGAACATAATGTGAGAACTGTTAATGACGTTCTAAAGCTTCTACTACAG GGAGCAACTAACCGGAAGATTGCTGCAACCCGTATGAACAGTGAGAGCAGCAGATCCCACAGCGTTTTCACGTGTACAATCGAGAGCCTCTGGGAGAGGGATTCTCTAACTCATTCAAGATTTGCCAGACTAAACTTGGTCGATCTGGCTGGTTCTGAAAG GCAGAAAAGCTCAGGTGCAGAAGGGGATCGCCTAAAAGAAGCAGCAAACATTAACAAATCCTTATCCACTTTGGG CTTAGTGATAATGTCTCTGGTGGATTTGGCACATGGGAAGCATAGACATGTTCCCTATAGAGATTCTCGACTTACCTTTCTACTGCAG GATTCTCTAGGGGGTAACTCCAAAACAATGATAATAGCTAATGTCAGCCCATCTCTTTG CTCTACAAACGAAACCCTCAGCACGCTGAAGTTCGCGCAACGGGCAAAACTAATCCAGAATAAT GCTAAAGTCAATGAAGATGCCTCTGGGGATGTTACAGCACTCCAACAGGAAATAAGAAAGTTAAAG GTCCAACTGTCTTCCCTTGTGAAGAACCATGACTCTAGTGGGGCTCTTTCAGACTGCATATCTTCTCATGAAGAATTCAGATACTCTGGTACATCTAAAGTAGCAGGAGAAACAAGACAAGACAAGTGTCACTGTCAGGTGCACAATTCACTGAGAAAGAAG gtgaaaaatatgaaagataATTTGATTGGTGCTCTCAGAAGGGAAAAGATTGCTGAATCTGCCCTTCAGAAGTCCGAGGCTCAGATTGAGCGTATAGACTGCTTG GTTAGAGACATGGAAGAAGATGCCAAGCGCATTAAAATAATGCTTGATCTTAGGGAAGAAAATGTTGGCGAGATGGAATTCTGTATGTCTGGTTCATTGATGACAAAAGAGTGTCtcattgaagaaaataaaactctaaaagGAGAGATCAAGCTTCTTCTCGATAGCATTGACAAGAATCCAGAGTTGACACGTTCGGCCTTGGAGAACACCAAGCTCCGGGAGCAGCTACAACG ATATCAGCAATTTTATGAGCATGGGGAACGAGAGGCATTGCTTGCTGAGGTGACAGGACTACGTGACCAG CTTCTTGATGTTCTTGAAGCAAAAGATGAGTCTTTTTCTAAACACGCAATGAAG GAGAACGAAATGGAGAAGGAATTTGAAGACTGCAGAAACATGAACTCTAATTTGATCCg AGAACTAGATGAAGTACAATCAGGACTTGGAAGATACTTGAATTTCGATCAAATACAATCCAACTTT GTTGCGTCTTCCACCAGAGGAGTTGAGCCGGTTAATCAAGCTCATAAACAG GCAGAAACCATGCCAACTATAAGTGAAACCCAAGAGGAGGTGGCTATTTCAGAGAGTAAAAACTGCAGCAACATTGGTAATCCTGATGGCAACAGCGTTATGCTTCTAAATGAGCCGCATGATGTGCTAGAGGAGAATGATAAATCCATGAATATGCTAACCAACAGAAGTAGTATGGAAAGAGAAGTTGTACCTAGCATAGAAGGTTATGACACGGAGTTATGTGGCATGGTCAATAATAGAGATGCATTAGTGAAGAAGACAGATGAGGGGATAGACCGGTCAATTTTTCAGTTCAAGTTAGGAAAATTAATGAAGGACCTCGAGGAGGCCAGAACACTGAATTGTCAATATGAAAAAGAGTATAAGTCGCAATTATCTCAACAAGAAGACATTGAAGTAGTCCGTGAGCAAGTCGAGACAGAAACTGCCAGAACCATTCTTGAGTTGCAGGAAGAGGTGACTGCTCTCCAGTCTGAATTTCAAAGAAGAATCTGTAACTTGACCGGGGAAAATCAGTCTCTGAAAGATACTATAACTGCAAGAGAGGCAGAAACAAGAGCACTTAACCAAGACTGGGAAAAGGCTACCTTAGAACTTACAAATTTCATCGTCGATGGGTCTAAATCCATAAAAAATGCATCTACACAGATTGGAAGTATAATCTGTTCATTTCCACAAGTGAATGCGTGGATAGGTGATTATGTTGAGAAGGCTGCAAAAAGTTgtataaaaaaggaagaaacaattTTACTTCTACAGAAAAGCTTGGAAGATGCACGGACATTAGTAGCAGAGATGAATTTGAAGCTGAATTCCTTAAAGGGCGCAACAATTGCTCTCAACGAATTTCAACTGGGTTGCAATTCTGCAACCACTGAAGAGGCTTTCCACTTGAATAATGATATAGACAGGAAGAGAAATGAGGTAGACACGCTTGAGAGCGACTTGAAAGCAAAGCAGTATTCTACTCTGAAAACAGAACGATATGCCGAAGCTGCTTTTGCTGTTGCAAAATGGCTCTCTGATTCTAGAAATCAACACCAAATGCTGGAAATAGTACAAGATAAATCAGTAAAAGATTGTGGGGCATTAATCTCTGCTTCTCCTGGTGCGGAAGGGAACGCTGATATTAGTTTGTCAAAGGATGGATATCTAAGTGATGCAACATATCCATATCCAAAGGGTGATGAGCTTTCAACATCAAGCTCTGACTTTTCAAACTGTAAATGGCAACGTGATTGTGCACTGAACGTAAAATGTCAAGGAGTTTCAAGTTCTGGATCTGACGCTCAAGATAGTAATAACAAGACTACATCAGCAGCTTTGATTGCTAAGAGTGGTTCTGCAAATAGTGTTTACTGTGGAG AGGGGAGGCAGTCAGTAGAAAAGCCATTGACTATTATGATGGGGAAAGCAGAAACGGAATGCAAAAGCAGTAACCCG GTTTCTTCCGAGGCATGTATGGGTCTTATGCATAGAATGGATCCTGTTAGAAGTTTCTTCGATCGATTTGAGGAAGTCAATGCTACCATGAAAGAAGCTGATTTCACACTATGTGAATTAGTAAAGGCcaatgaaaaatcaaatcatGTTACTGAAATGTGGATTCAAACCCATGGAGAGCTAATAGTTAAGGAAAAAACTCTGATGGATGATCTTGACAAGGTAAAGTCTACACTATCCGCatgtgaagaagaaaatcaaatctTGCTAAATCAAACACACTCCACTTTGGCGGACATGGAAAATTCAGTGTCTTTGCTTGAAGAATATTTTCTGGAAACGAAAAGAGGAGTAGAAGAAACATTAGAGGCTTTGTTTTCCGATGTCCTTTTAGCTGGAAAAGAGCTCCTCCAATTGATTTCCAACTCAAGACCATCGCTTGAGCAGACTGTATCTGAAACCATGGAGAGAGAGTTCACCATGTATGCAACATACCAATGCCACATTGGGAAACTGGTCGATCAAATTTTGGATCAGAGAAAACAGGTTATCACTCCCCACCTTTCAGGCCAAGAAAACCAACAGTCAGAGAAAATTAATGCCATTGGGTATAATGCTGAAGATGAAGTCACGGGAAAGCAAAACAGAGCAGAGATCGTCAAAGGTTTAGAAAATGATGAAGTTGTTCAGTCACATGAGAGCCTATTATATGAGAACTTGTATCTGAAAAAGGAGCttgagagaaaagaagcttTATGTGAAGGCTTGCTTTTTGATTTGAAGCTACTTCAAGAATCAGCATCAAATAAAAGAGATATCAAGAATGAAATGGATGAGCTGTTTGACGCATTATGCAAAGTACAGCTAGAGCTGGAGCTGAAAGCAAGTCAAGTTCATGATCTTTTTGTTCGTAACGAGAATCTTGAAAATTGCTCCATTGACTTAAAAACGGCTTTGTTCACGTCAAAGTCAGAACTAGAGCAGGCCAAAGAGAGGATACAATTTCTTGCCGAGCAGAATGATGAGTTAAGGGTCCTCGTTAGTGATCTCTGTACGGAAAAGGTTGCAGCTGAGGAGGGAATGGACGAACAAAAAGATCTTGTCAAAAGGTTGGAAAAAGAAATCCTTCACCTGACTACTACAGCAGAGAAGCAATTGCTTTCTGCGGTCAAGTCCATTGAAGCAAATTTGGAAAAGACCAGTGATGAGAAAGATCAGCTTGTTGAGGAAATATGTTCGTTAAATAACAAGCTTGAGTTGGCCTATGCTATAGCTGATGAAAAAGAAGCAATTGCCGTAGAGGCTCGTCAG GAATCTGAAGCAAGTAAAATATATGCTGAACAAAAGGAAGAGGAGGTCAAGATTCTAGAAATTTCTGTTGAAGAACTTGAGCGTAcgataaatatattagaaagaCGG GTGTATGATATGGATGAGGAAGTTAAAAGGCATCGTACCACCCAAGATTTGTTAGAGACAGAGCTGCAAGCTCTCAGACAGAGATTGTTTAGATTTGAAAACTTCACTGGTGTGGTAACAACCAGTGAAAGCACAGAGGAATATAAGAGTCACATAAG GTCGACAGAGCAGTGTCAGATACAAGTCATCCAGAAGGAAGTAGCAGAgaaaaccaaagag ATTAAACAGCTAAAAGAGTATATCTCCGAGATTTTACTGCATTCTGAGGCCCAAGCATCTGCTTACCAAGAGAAG TATAAGACTTTGGAGGTCATGATTCGAGACTTCAAACTAGAGGACTCAAGTTCGTCAGCTGCTGAGACCATATCACATAAAACTGATAAAAGCTCAATAAAGAGTAGAGGTTCAAGTTCACCTTTTAGATGTATAGTTGGGATGGTACAACAGATGAAACTGGAGAAGGATCAGGAATTGGCCATGGCAAGGGTTCGTGCTGAAGAATTGGAGTCATTGCTAGCTGTCAAACAGAAAGAG GTTTGCACATTGAACACGAGGATAGCTGCAGCTGATAGCATGACTCATGATGTTATTCGGGATTTGCTTGGTGTGAAAATGGACATAACCAGCTATGCT GACTTGATTGACCAGCACCATCTCCAAAGAGTGGTTGAAGAGGCTCAGCAACAGGCTGAAGAGATCCTCTCCAAG GAGCAAGAAATCATCAACCTGAAGAGACATATTGATTCTCTTGTTAAGGAAAGAGAAAG TTGCATGTCAGAGTTGAACAAGAAAGATACAGATGTTCTTGCGACACAGATATCTTTGGACCAACTACAAGAGCGAGTTCAGTTGCTTTCTATGCAAAACGAAATGCTCAAG AATGACAAGAGCAATTTGCTGAAGAAGTTAGCTGAACTTGATAGAACAATCCACGATGCACGGGCCAGTAACCATCGTGCTCCACAGACAACAAAG GATACAGTGTCATTCAACCTTGCTGATACTGATTATACCAAGAGACTGGAAAACGCTCAGAAGCTTCTTTCCCATGCAAATAACGAATTGGCAAAGTATCGCAAAACGAGCAATAACCACCCATCTACAAGAACTCAAGGACAGAGCTCCAGTACAAGATATCGGTAA